In the genome of Nitrospira sp., the window CTTGGACCTGCGCGAGACTGGTCACCACCACATCGGCGCCGGCCTCGCGCAGCGCCTGCGATTGCCCGCTGCGATCAACGCCGATGACCAAATCGAATCGGCCGGCGCGCCCCGCCTCGACGCCTACGATGGCGTCTTCGACGACGACGGCCCGCGAGGGATCGGCCCTGACGCGCCGCGCCGCTTCCAGAAACCCATCGGGCGCCGGCTTGCCGTTGAGGGCCAGCCTGGTGATGTCCTGTCCGTCCACCCGTGCGTCGAAGAGGTGCGAGATCCCCGCGGCCTCGAGCACTGCCGCGCAGTTGTTGCTGGAGGACACGACGGCCGTCTTGACCTCCTGAGTGCGAAGTGTTTCGACGAGTGCGATCGCGGCTTCATAGGGCTCGATGCCATGCTGCTCCAACTGTTGCAGAAAATAGTGGTCCTTCATGTTGCCCAACGCATGCACGGTCTGCATGCCGGGGGCGTCGTCTGGGGTGCCGGAAGGCAGGGCAATGCCGCGCGAGTCAAGAAACGAAGCCACGCCGTCGTACCGGGGCTTGCCGTCGACGTAGCGCCGGTAGTCGCGCTCAATGTCGAAGGGCAGGAATGTTTTCCCACCGGCGGCGGCGCGCTGTTCGAGAAACCCGTCGAACAGCCTTTTCCAGGCCGCTGCATGCACACTCGCCGTCTTGGTCAACACGCCGTCGAGATCGAACAAAACGGCGTCGTAATCACGAGGAGACAGCGTGACAATGGGAACCATCTGTTTCATTGGAGGTCGTACCTCGGGTGCAACCTTGGATCATGGCAGCGCCCGTTTGACGGCGGCGCCCAGCTTTGTGCTACGAGACAGGGCATGGTGTCACTCTCCAAATGTCCCGAGCATATTCGGCAATGGTGCGGTCGCTGGAAAACTTGCCAGAGCTTGCGACATTCAGAATGGCTTTGGTCGCCCAACCCTGCGGGTCAGCGTAGAGGCGCCCCAGTCTCTCCTGCGTCTCGCTGTACGACTTGAGGTCCGCCAGGTGCATGTAATAATCACCATGCGTCAGCAGCGCCTCGCGAATCGGATTGAAAGCCCCCGGCTCATGGCGGCTGAAATGGTCGGAAACAATCAGGTCCAAGGCCCGACGCGTCTCCGGCTCGTTCTCATAGTGCCACCGCGGGTTGTACCAGCCACGGCTATCGGCGACCTCTTGGGCGCTGAGACCAAAGAGAAAGAAATTCTCCTCTCCGGCTTCCTCAGCCATCTCGATCGTCGCGCCGTCGCGTGTGCCGATCGTCAGCGCGCCGTTCATCATAAATTTCATGTTGCTCGTCCCGCTGGCTTCATACCCCGCGGTCGAGATCTGTTCGGACACATCGCTGGCCGGAATGAGATGTTCGGCCAGTGTGACGCAGTAGTTAGGCACGAATAGGACTCTCAGCCGCCCGCTCATGGCAGGATCTCCATTGATGGTTCCCGCCAGGTTATTGATGAACTTGATGATGAGCTTAGCGAGGGCGTAGGCCGGCGCCGCCTTGCCGGCGAAGAAGAACGTGCGCGGCGAAAACTCGAGGTGTGGATTCTCGCGCAGACGATTGTAGAGCACTACGATGTGCAAGGCGTTGAGGAGTTGCCGCTTATATTCGTGAATGCGTTTAATCTGGCTATCAAAGATCGTATCGGGATCTACCACCTCACCGGTTGTCGCCTTGAGCCAATCCACGAACCGCACCTTGGCTTCCCGTTTGGCCTTGCGAAAACGCTCCTGAAGCCCCTTGTCCCCGGCAAGCGGCTTCAATCTGGCCAATTGGCTGAGGTCGGTAATCCAGCCATCGCCGATCGCATCGGTAATCACACGTGTCAATCCGGGATTGCAGAGCAGCAACCACCGGCGGGGCGTGACGCCGTTGGTCTTGTTGTTGAACCGTGTCGGGAATATCTCGGCGAGGTCCGGCACAAGCCGCGTCCGCAACAGCTTGGAGTGAATGGCGCTGACACCGTTCGTGCTGTGTGAGCCGATGATGGCGAGGTGGGCCATGCGAACTTTCCGCTCTGTGCCGTCCTCGATGAGATTGACACGGTTGAGGCGGGATCGGTCGTTGGGGGCCTGAGCCCGTACTGAGTCGAGAAAACGCCGGTCGATCTCGCACATGATCTCCGCAACCCGCGGGAGCAAGACTTCAAACCATCTGAGCGGCCATTTCTCCAATGCTTCGGGCAACAGGGTATGGTTCGTATACGCGAGGGAACGCTGTGTCAGGTCCCAGGCTTGCTCCCAGCCCAGGCGCGCCTCATCGAGCAGGATCCGCATGAGCTCAGGCACAGCCATCGCCGGGTGCGTGTCGTTCAGTTGGATCGCCACCTTTTCCGGCAAGGCGCTCCAGTCATTGTTCGCATGCCGGAAGCGGCGGACAAGATCGGCAAGCGAACAGGCGACGAGGAAATACTCCTGCAGGAAGCGCAGTCCCTGTCCCCTATACGTCGAATCATCGGGATAGAGCACGCGCGTGAGCGTGTCGGCGGTGAGCGTTTCCGCCAGCGCGCCCACGGTGTCGCCGCGGCTGAATTGCTGATAATCAAAGTAGTCCGGACTGGCGGCGGCCCAGAGGCGAAGCGTGTTGATCGTCTTCCCTCCGTAGCCGATCACCGGCCGGTCGAACGGGATGCCGAGGAGAATCGACGGCCGGCCGATGATAGGATGGAATTCCCCTGCGCGGAGTTCGAACGAACAGTTCAACTCCACTTCAACCGCTTCCTCCAATCGTGCCACTTCCCAGGGATCCGGACGCCTCAGCCAATTGTCGGGCTGCTCGACTTGCCAGCCGTCTTTGATCGTTTGCTTGAACATGCCGTATTCGTACCGGAGACCGTACCCCATGCCCGGAAGTTCAAGCGTCGCCATCGAATCAATAAAGCATGCCGCCAGCCTGCCAAGTCCTCCGTTACCCAAGCCGGCATCCGGCTCCATGTCGGTCAGCGGCAGTGGGTCGAGCCCCCGCTTTTTCATGGCCTCAAACGCCAACGGTCCCAGCAGCGCATTGGTGACGTTGTTGGCGAGCATCCGCCCGAGCAGGAACTCCATCGACAGGTAATACACCCGCTTGGGGTTCTTCTGCTCGTATGCCTGTTCCGTCCGGAGCCACCGTTGCGAAATGACGTCGCGGATTGACCGTGCCACTGCCTCAAACCGCTCGCGCGGGCCGGCTTTCTCGGGCGCAACGACATTGTCGAACACAAGATGCCGTTCGTAGAGGGCATCCTCTGTCCCGTAGAACGAAACAGGCCCGCATCCATATTGCCGGCGAAGCTCGTCCAGACGATCACTCATACAGACTCCTCCCGAGTACTCCAGACATGTCGGTTGCCTGGGGAAGCGCTTTTTTGCCCGGCACTGTCCGCGTTGAGCGCGAACAAGACCACCGCCGACCGGGATTGCACCAGATAGCTGTTACCCGCAACGAACGGGGCATCGAGGCCATCGCAGATGTCATCCGGCGAATCCAAACCGGTATCGATCAGGCGACGCCAGCCCTGCTCCCCCTTCGCCGCACCCGGCAGTTCGAATGCCAGTGGCTCCCAGTAGGCATTCATGATGACATGGGCGAGGAACCGCCCGTCGAGGGTGCCGGCCGTCAGGGCCAGACTGTGTGATTCGTCGTTCCAGTCCGGCCGATCGAGTAGGATTCCATGCCAGTCGATCCTGGCCCGGCAAAGGATCTCATTCAGAGTCAGACTGCTCTCCCTGCGCGCCAGTGTACTCAGCGAGCGCAACAAGAGGAGCATCTTCACGAAGCGGTGGATGTCGGCATGCTTCCCGAGTCCGGTCCAGTCGAACCAACTGATGTCATTGTCCTGGCAATAGGCGTTGTTGTTCCCGCGCTGTGTGCGCCGGACTTCGTCGCCCATGAGTAACATCGGCGTGCCGACGGACAGCAGCGTCAGCGCCAGGAAGTTTTTCACCTGCCGGTTGCGCAGGCGCTCGATAGCCGGGTCGTCGGTCGGACCCTCCGCCCCGCAATTCCAGCTCAGGTTGAAGTCGGTCCCGTCCCGGTTGTCCTCTCCGTTCGCTTCATTGTGTTTGTGGTTGTAGGAGACCAGGTCGTTGAGCGTGAACCCGTCGTGACAGGTCACGAAATTGAGGCTCTGCTCTGGTTCTCGCTCCTTGTGCCCATAGAGATCAGGACTGCCCAACCATCGTCGGGCCACCCGCCTCACCATGCCGTTGTCTCCCTTCATGAAGCCGCGGACGTCATCCCGGAATTGGCCGTTCCACTCTTTCCAGCTATCTCCAATAAACGAGCCCATCTGGTACA includes:
- a CDS encoding glycogen/starch/alpha-glucan phosphorylase gives rise to the protein MSDRLDELRRQYGCGPVSFYGTEDALYERHLVFDNVVAPEKAGPRERFEAVARSIRDVISQRWLRTEQAYEQKNPKRVYYLSMEFLLGRMLANNVTNALLGPLAFEAMKKRGLDPLPLTDMEPDAGLGNGGLGRLAACFIDSMATLELPGMGYGLRYEYGMFKQTIKDGWQVEQPDNWLRRPDPWEVARLEEAVEVELNCSFELRAGEFHPIIGRPSILLGIPFDRPVIGYGGKTINTLRLWAAASPDYFDYQQFSRGDTVGALAETLTADTLTRVLYPDDSTYRGQGLRFLQEYFLVACSLADLVRRFRHANNDWSALPEKVAIQLNDTHPAMAVPELMRILLDEARLGWEQAWDLTQRSLAYTNHTLLPEALEKWPLRWFEVLLPRVAEIMCEIDRRFLDSVRAQAPNDRSRLNRVNLIEDGTERKVRMAHLAIIGSHSTNGVSAIHSKLLRTRLVPDLAEIFPTRFNNKTNGVTPRRWLLLCNPGLTRVITDAIGDGWITDLSQLARLKPLAGDKGLQERFRKAKREAKVRFVDWLKATTGEVVDPDTIFDSQIKRIHEYKRQLLNALHIVVLYNRLRENPHLEFSPRTFFFAGKAAPAYALAKLIIKFINNLAGTINGDPAMSGRLRVLFVPNYCVTLAEHLIPASDVSEQISTAGYEASGTSNMKFMMNGALTIGTRDGATIEMAEEAGEENFFLFGLSAQEVADSRGWYNPRWHYENEPETRRALDLIVSDHFSRHEPGAFNPIREALLTHGDYYMHLADLKSYSETQERLGRLYADPQGWATKAILNVASSGKFSSDRTIAEYARDIWRVTPCPVS